From the genome of Spirosomataceae bacterium TFI 002, one region includes:
- a CDS encoding MFS transporter, ACS family, hexuronate transporter, protein MKKIGSYRWTICALVFFATTVNYLDRQVISLLKSVLSEDMNWDDGDYANIEIAFKLAYSFGMVIAGQLIDKMGTKKGYAVATGMWSLAAISHALANTAFGFMVVRAFLGVTEAGNFPAAIKSTAEWFPKKERALATGIFNSGTNLGAIIAPLTVPFIAVAWGWQWAFILTGLIGFVWLILWQLYYTSPQDSKKLSKAEYDYIHSDKEDEAIELAAKEEKVPWIKLLAFKQTWAFALGKFLTDPIWWFYLFWLPDFLQSEYNLDMIGMALPVAIVYMISTIGSVGGGYLPMAFINRNWPAFKARKTSMFIYALFVFPVVISQWAGEINMWLAVLVIGIAAAAHQAWSANIFTTVSDMFPKKATASVTGIGGMAGGIGGILLTWAVQKNMFVYYRELGQIETAYYIMFWICGASYLLAWLVMHILVPKMDKVKI, encoded by the coding sequence ATCTGTGCTCTGGTGTTTTTTGCCACTACGGTTAACTACCTTGATAGGCAGGTTATTAGTTTACTAAAATCTGTACTCTCCGAAGATATGAACTGGGATGATGGAGACTATGCCAATATTGAAATAGCCTTTAAGCTTGCCTACTCATTTGGGATGGTAATTGCCGGTCAATTAATTGACAAAATGGGCACTAAAAAAGGCTATGCTGTTGCGACTGGAATGTGGAGCCTAGCAGCCATAAGTCATGCTTTGGCAAATACTGCTTTTGGCTTTATGGTTGTAAGGGCATTTCTTGGAGTTACTGAGGCAGGGAATTTTCCGGCAGCGATAAAATCCACAGCAGAATGGTTTCCCAAAAAAGAGAGAGCTTTGGCAACAGGAATCTTCAATTCTGGAACAAACTTAGGAGCAATCATTGCACCTTTAACTGTACCATTTATAGCGGTAGCTTGGGGCTGGCAATGGGCTTTTATACTTACTGGTTTAATTGGTTTTGTATGGCTGATACTTTGGCAACTATATTACACCTCACCGCAAGATTCTAAAAAGCTTTCGAAGGCTGAATACGATTATATTCATTCAGATAAAGAAGATGAGGCGATTGAACTAGCAGCCAAAGAAGAGAAAGTGCCTTGGATAAAACTATTGGCTTTTAAACAAACTTGGGCTTTTGCTCTTGGTAAGTTTTTGACTGACCCTATATGGTGGTTTTATCTTTTCTGGTTGCCAGATTTTCTTCAAAGTGAATACAACTTAGATATGATAGGAATGGCACTCCCTGTAGCTATCGTTTACATGATTTCAACGATCGGTAGCGTGGGTGGTGGCTATTTACCAATGGCATTTATCAATAGAAACTGGCCCGCATTCAAAGCCCGTAAAACTTCAATGTTTATATACGCTTTGTTCGTATTTCCAGTGGTTATATCTCAATGGGCGGGCGAAATAAACATGTGGTTGGCGGTTTTGGTGATAGGAATTGCGGCTGCAGCTCACCAAGCATGGAGTGCAAATATCTTCACGACTGTATCAGATATGTTTCCTAAAAAAGCAACAGCTTCAGTGACAGGAATCGGAGGCATGGCAGGCGGCATTGGTGGTATTTTACTTACCTGGGCAGTTCAAAAAAACATGTTTGTTTACTACCGTGAGTTGGGTCAAATAGAAACAGCCTACTATATTATGTTTTGGATTTGCGGAGCATCCTATTTACTAGCTTGGCTAGTGATGCATATTCTGGTCCCTAAAATGGATAAAGTAAAAATCTAA
- a CDS encoding (S)-ureidoglycine aminohydrolase, with protein MNKVLLFLLTIVVFNSQAQVASVVYPYDKPMAETNGKYKTKTFFVGETRDFKPMSLKAFELPKSMKMNIKENLMESLIIIKEGKLEVSINGQTNILGPGSIALLMPGDKLGLKSQGAASYYLMQYQAKNKSELPRGTGSFIKDWDKLEYKTHDKGGIRNFYNQTTAECIKMEMHVTNLNSGIKSHEPHTHRAAELIIMIKGKSEMELGDSIFRGQTGDIFYLGSDVPHGIKNIDTEQIQYFAFQFE; from the coding sequence ATGAATAAAGTTCTCCTTTTCTTATTAACCATTGTTGTTTTCAATAGTCAAGCACAGGTTGCTTCAGTTGTTTATCCTTACGATAAACCAATGGCTGAAACAAATGGAAAGTATAAAACAAAAACTTTTTTTGTGGGAGAAACTCGCGATTTTAAACCCATGAGTTTGAAGGCATTCGAATTGCCTAAAAGCATGAAAATGAACATTAAGGAAAACTTAATGGAATCACTTATAATCATTAAAGAAGGAAAATTGGAAGTTAGCATTAATGGGCAAACCAATATTCTTGGACCTGGTAGCATTGCTCTTTTAATGCCAGGAGATAAGCTTGGTTTAAAATCACAAGGTGCAGCATCTTATTATTTAATGCAATATCAAGCCAAAAATAAAAGTGAATTGCCCAGAGGTACTGGTTCGTTTATCAAGGATTGGGATAAGCTTGAATATAAAACCCATGACAAAGGAGGAATTAGAAATTTTTATAACCAAACCACAGCGGAGTGCATCAAAATGGAGATGCATGTAACAAACCTAAACTCTGGCATAAAAAGCCACGAACCACACACACATAGAGCAGCCGAATTAATCATAATGATAAAAGGCAAGTCCGAAATGGAGTTAGGTGACAGTATATTCCGAGGACAAACAGGAGACATTTTCTATCTAGGATCGGATGTTCC